The sequence CTGAGAAGAATCTCGTATAGATAAAGCGTAAACCATTGAAAAACGAGAGATGTCTTGAAAAACTGTtcatgaaattatttaaaaaaatttccatctgGAACATTAAAGCAGTGTGTACATACAATTTTATTATATAGCAAGGTTTGCGGTAAATTTGCGAAAATGTGAGAAAGTATCGGGCTTAAGATGATGATCACAGAAATAATTTGAAgtaaaataccaaaaaattcattgtGCAATTCTTCACTCGACAGTCAGTCTTTTAAATGTTTACTTTAAATGTTAATGTTAATTGCTAGgaaaaatataccaaaaattatatactaaatattataaaaaaaggcaaataaaaatcaaacgaTATTCACAAAGTGGcgtttaaataattaatttcaattaaaaagtgttATAATTGTACAAATGAAGATCAATTCAATATGGAGGAAGTTTAGTTTCAAAGTTATTAGTTGCTGTGGCCAGTAGTGCGCGGAAGATTGTATATCTGAAACCAATTAAAAGTTAAAGTTATGCGTAACTATTTGAAATTACCTCCTTCAATTTGGTAAAGCTTTTAGTGCTATCAATAACAGACGCATGGTGACCAGCGAATTGTGCCATGTTTTGTCTCAACCAGTTTTTCTTATTTGGTTCCAAATCAGGAAGGCGACCGcagtttccaaatttcatacAAATGGAaggttttgtagttttctgCAGTTTATTTGAATCAGCAAATTCATGACTATCCTTTTTTGGCGAAAAGATTGCAGCTATTGGAGATGAAGAATACTCGGAGACCACTTTCTTTGGAGTTCCGGTTCCCATCCTTTCAATTAGTTTACCCATCGACGGGCCATATTGATACTCGTTTTTGCCAAAcactttctgaaataaaaatattcatcaCTACCAATTTCAGTAATATCTCACCTTTGGGCTGAACAAGTTTTCATTCATTGTTCTTGAAGAATTTGAATAGTTGTAATCTAATATTGGTAGCTGACCAACATCTACTGTCGTTGGAATTTccttaacatttttttgtttcaagttgtttGCGTTGATTGGCACTTTGACATCTTTAATTGCTTTGTTCTCGTGCAAGTTTTGAGTAGAGCCAATCACTTCTTCCGGCGTTATCTCAGTTTTATCAGGACAAGTTTCCGCACGTTCGTCTTTGATGAACTTATGTGATCCTTTgaacaaatcaatttttgccgaGGAATCGCCTTTGAAGAAGTTTCCCTGGGGAGTTTTTGCAGATGATGGCTCATAGTCaggtttttcagtttttgagcatttcaaaAGCTCTTTTGTTAGTTTTCTAGAAGTATACACTACGTTATCATCTAACGAACATATCTCCACTTTTCTCTTCTGGTGTTTCGCCACATTATTCTGGAGCATTGGGATATAGTTGTCATCTGAGATCATATCCATCATTTCGTTTATGGAAGTTGCGATCTTCTCAGTATTCTTGAGATTGGATTCTGTGTTGTTAGTTCTCATCAAAGAAATTTCCAAGTCCGCTGGATTCATTTCCAAGTCCGCTGGATGAAAATGGGATTTTGAAGcgaaatgcattttttgtttgtaattattactcacatttttcaaattcgtttTGCTCACGGCAGattttgaaacaggaaaattgCAATTGATTATATCTGGTTGTTCATTAATCTCCAGTGGTTTGatagcaaaatttgaatttttggtgatTGCAGACTTGAAGAAAGGTCCGAACACATagttggcaattttctgaaaataattttataaaataaaataaagcaAAACCAAAATGCAACCAACCGatagttttttaattaaagacCTCGTTTTATCATCAACCTTTTCTTCATTACgttgatcatttttgcaagagttgttattattattatctgATGTGCACAACTTTGGAGCCTCCCAAATCATCGTTGGATATTCGCCAAAAGGAGTGTTCGGAAcctaaaacattttaagagtATTTTGTAGAACATTAAACTAAtatcaacaaattttaatattagtACTAAGATGTTCTTACTGTACAGTTATAAGCACTCACCGATTTAGAAGTTGTATTTGTTAAATCAAACGATGAGTGCAATTCCAGAATCCCTGACAAATTGTCTGCCATTGACACAGTTGAAGATGGGCAAGTTCCTATTTTTGGGAAAGTTGGATTCAGAGCTTCCAATGATTGCGGTTTGTAATACTCCCACATGTCAGAGCAGTAGGAAGATATTCTGCCAAATTGGAAACGATTGCAACTAGGAACCTCTGCCTCGGTCAGTGACATAGACATATGGTGATATTGGCCAAGTCCCTGTAAATACTATGCTACTGTTTATCAAGGGGATAATTACCAACCGAGTAAATAGATGCAAACTTCTCATTCATAGTTGCTCATACGTTCGAAACAACGGCACTTGATAGACAGGTTTCTTGTTTTGAATCAAGGATCCCAAGTTCCAACCAGCTAGctgcaaaattaatttctcggatttaaaaattgatgagaaaCAGTTGAAATTGTAATTCGAAAAGAATAGATAAAATATACAAGCGGAAAAGGCACTCAGCTGTCTCAAGCAGTGTTCTGTAGAAAACAACGTATATTACGTACACCTGCGGACCTTGTCTCCCTTTCTCGCAGTCTCTCACATTTCCATACTGTTTTGGTGTTGTCTGCCAAAACTGTTTTTACAGGGTGTTGGTCATGTGTTTGTTTCACAGATATTTAATGGAACCAAACAAGATgtaataagtttaaaaaaaaatgctattagaaatagaaatatataaaaattcaaaatggccCAATTTTGCACCAATGGTATGATAAtcaatttagaaataaatatGTTAGGAATCAAGGATTTATAGCAAAAATAACAGCACAGTGTTCTTGGtctaaaagtttgaaatatacatctaaaaaaatcaataaaccgATTTAGGggatttgtatttaaaatcaaacaaaCATTCGTTATAATATACGAAACAAGTTATCACTGACATGAGAAACCCATAAAATATAACcgtattttggaaaataaatggaaaatgacAACCGGAACAGATGTAATGATATCCAAAACCCTTCACAATGGAAAATGAATAGTTTTAGTAGAGTGATCGAATATCGATATAATTCGAAATCCAGAACCATCCGATGGTTTTTCAGTTTCCGGATTTGAACTGGTACAGGCATCCACCGGCGCAATATcgcttttctaaaaataaaaatagttatatcaaaatatgaaatactaaatttttatCACCTCATTTGAACATTCTACTACTCCGCTCGTTGAGTTATGAGAAGACTGTTTCAGCGGCACGTATCGCCCAAACAACTGTGCCATATTTCGTTCTAGCCATTTCCCGTCACTTGGTTTCAAATCTCTTGCCTTGTGATTTGAACGTTGAAAAGTTGGATCCCGGCAGGTGTTCGCATGTAAACCGTTTTTATTTACTCCGGaaggaatctgaaaaaagaaacaattttactgaattttcgttatttttagattgttaaaattcagtgttttcataaattttagtttatttccgattaaaaaaaagctaaattgaaaaaacattggGTCAACTGGATTACCCGTCGATCTTATATATTTCCTAGTAAGTACAAATTAGAGCAGCTTTTGAATCACGTACCTTTGTAGTTGTGGTATTCTTCAATTTAGTCCGGCCATGAGATACGAGCGAACTAACTTTAGAACTGGTGTTTGATATTTGTGAAGACGTTGGAATTATTTGAGATGGTATTGTGCCATAGGTTTGCCTCCGTTTTTCCATTTCGCCGGTTTTCCCGTGTATGACTTCATCACTAGATTTTCTCGAAGCTTGAGCTGATATAATTGACAACTGCTTTGCTAAATTCTGAGTTTTCTCCCGTAAATCTTGCATAAGCTTTTGACTCGCAATATATTCATCTTTGCTTTGAAGAATGGCAGGCAATTTAACATTTGACACCAAGATTTTTCTTGTTGATGAAGGTGTACTTGGTTGAACCACTGGTATCGTTGAAATCGGAGGTTTTGTTATTTGTAAGTTGATTTCAGCTGCTTTTCGAGCATTTAGTTCCGTCTTGACAGTGTTAGTTTCCTCTATGACAATGGAGCGAGTTGAGTTCCCTGAAGAATTGACAGCTTTTGGAATAGGGAATCGCTGTTTTgcattcttcttcttttccaaaaactccTTCATTCGCTTTTCAGCAGCCACAAGTTCATCCGCTTTTGCTGGACTTATTTCCGTTGAAACTTTGCACGAAATCACTTCAACTGATTCAACAACGCTTGACAAAGCTATTGGGGTTTGCGGAAGTGTTTGTGATAGGGACATTCCTTTTGTGCCGCCATTGTTGTATTCACTTGGATTTCTATGGTTCACAACACAATCAGTTGTATGACTCGATTGCAgattttgagaagaaataTGCAATgtggtctgaaaattaaataaaaagttttaaagagTTTACTAAGCCattttctcaactgattttccCGTCGATCCTAATTTAATATTGTTTTCCTCGGCAGATACTGGTTTGGAAGTGGCATTTGTAGAAGTTGACGGAACAATGGAAACTGGTTTCACCAaacatttcttcttttctagATACTCTTTCATTCGTTTTTCGGCCATCGCAATTTCATCTGATCTTGCTGGACTGATTTCCAgtggctgaaaataaataggaTTCCGATAATGCTTCAGCATGATTCAACTAACCTTCGATGCCGTTTTTTCTCTAGaagaatcaaattttgatagaGCAAGGGGAGTTCGAGCAAGCGAGAGCAACTTTGGATCATGTtggttttctttgttttcatcattttcttgCTCAGAAAAACTGGACCTCACTGTAGAAGTTGTTTTACTAGAAACCACCAATACATGATTGTCCTTTGTCACGGGCACTTGAACTGATTTTGAATTTGCCGGTAAATGTTCAAGTGTTGTAGGATAAATCCTTGTTGAAGTATCagatgaaaatgttttcctaGTTGTACATATTCTTGATGAAGTTGAGCAAGCTTGAGAAGTTGGCAATGACATCAGTTGCGAGCCAACataattgttttctaaatCTTCAGTTGTTGGTTTTTGAGCTGTGACGATTTGATATCCTTCACCTGACtcgatttgcatttttctcttaaatgtgcaatgtttaattttgaatgtgTAACAAAAACAAACCTCGGAACAGTACGGTCTCAGTAAAGAGCtgatttctgaaagttttactGGTGTTGAAACTTCTGCATTAGCAATCTCGATCCCTCTCGGAAGACTAAAAGCGTCGGTTTTCTCAATAATGCTAACTATTGTTGGTTGAGCTTGAGAAGCGAAAGTTGGCACTAGTGGTGCTAAAAGTTTCTTCTTCTCCAGATACTCCTTCATTCTCTTCTCTGCAGCCGCTATTTCGTCTCCTCTTGCTGGGCTGATTTCCATTTTGTTcttaaatgtttattttttattgggatttagtagaaaaaagtaaaacctCAAACAATGACGTTTTCATAGGTGAGCTACTTTCAATTGATGTTGAAACAGTTGAACTTCCAATTTGTCGAGTTTTATATTCTTGAGGGTGGGTTTCAGGGCCAACAACTGCACGTCCATCAACGAGATCAAATCCTTCAGTCACACCAAACGTGACGGTTTTCTCATTTA comes from Caenorhabditis elegans chromosome X and encodes:
- the F23D12.10 gene encoding Protein kinase domain-containing protein (Confirmed by transcript evidence) codes for the protein MNEKFASIYSGLGQYHHMSMSLTEAEVPSCNRFQFGRISSYCSDMWEYYKPQSLEALNPTFPKIGTCPSSTVSMADNLSGILELHSSFDLTNTTSKSVPNTPFGEYPTMIWEAPKLCTSDNNNNNSCKNDQRNEEKVDDKTRSLIKKLSKIANYVFGPFFKSAITKNSNFAIKPLEINEQPDIINCNFPVSKSAVSKTNLKNVSNNYKQKMHFASKSHFHPADLEMNPADLEISLMRTNNTESNLKNTEKIATSINEMMDMISDDNYIPMLQNNVAKHQKRKVEICSLDDNVVYTSRKLTKELLKCSKTEKPDYEPSSAKTPQGNFFKGDSSAKIDLFKGSHKFIKDERAETCPDKTEITPEEVIGSTQNLHENKAIKDVKVPINANNLKQKNVKEIPTTVDVGQLPILDYNYSNSSRTMNENLFSPKKVFGKNEYQYGPSMGKLIERMGTGTPKKVVSEYSSSPIAAIFSPKKDSHEFADSNKLQKTTKPSICMKFGNCGRLPDLEPNKKNWLRQNMAQFAGHHASVIDSTKSFTKLKEIYNLPRTTGHSN
- the F23D12.10 gene encoding Chromosome 1 open reading frame 141 (Confirmed by transcript evidence), whose product is MNPADLEISLMRTNNTESNLKNTEKIATSINEMMDMISDDNYIPMLQNNVAKHQKRKVEICSLDDNVVYTSRKLTKELLKCSKTEKPDYEPSSAKTPQGNFFKGDSSAKIDLFKGSHKFIKDERAETCPDKTEITPEEVIGSTQNLHENKAIKDVKVPINANNLKQKNVKEIPTTVDVGQLPILDYNYSNSSRTMNENLFSPKKVFGKNEYQYGPSMGKLIERMGTGTPKKVVSEYSSSPIAAIFSPKKDSHEFADSNKLQKTTKPSICMKFGNCGRLPDLEPNKKNWLRQNMAQFAGHHASVIDSTKSFTKLKEIYNLPRTTGHSN
- the F23D12.2 gene encoding BRCA-2_OB1 domain-containing protein (Confirmed by transcript evidence), with product MSEKDEKTETSIKSDMSEINVLLQKSKMADLRDAQRGQHTSIMTSLFSNLWSYCGTWSSLVSEDYLSKIETSAFSSATVATTILCTSGGAPTLPAWKLNLLPDASILSTKSVPMLLWDVDAANTSTHSMGLKKQEFTGLAISTKSTIYIRDSDDIILCAEPLLIDPKLVTNLDFKFSQITSQIISPTKGPFDTENVGIEEIKSSSSNQPASTFPTPVKLNPAIARIMGKSRTPNKLMRKCKKDAENQRTLAKMEQSLQPPSNFLANDYLVRESERAAHQQEASSSTSQFSLDGTKIINSPKTPFSVNGVGSLPFEEGIVLKAPQNSPAKEHEILEGEQQISKVFVSQPRVENLSVMEHTGKESLLNENINSSIEDTTKISSTEDVGITVLCVPHQELIPPLELSETSKCQVHKQGNKKVLENVLQPELKTPVTFSKDSVKREVLKAPLEISPARGDEIAAAEKRMKEYLEKKNLLSRMLPTQVQSTTASLNKKTGTFAAYENQAQEYKSEQAECSKLTNTSHSSSPLRTFSFENKMDISPARENEIAAAEKRMKDYLEKKNLVSPLVPAYATQAQPTIVSIIEKTAAFGLPSGIEFASERGVICTQDSEAYFDCAKVPTPVKLSENSSLLKTHMSKSKMEISPARGDEIAAAERRMKEYLQKKNISSPLVPAFQAQPTAANLNEKTVTFGVTEGFDLVDGRAVVGPETHPQEYKTRQIGSSTVSTSIESSSPMKTSLFENKMEISPARGDEIAAAEKRMKEYLEKKKLLAPLVPTFASQAQPTIVSIIEKTDAFSLPRGIEIANAEVSTPVKLSEISSLLRPYCSERKMQIESGEGYQIVTAQKPTTEDLENNYVGSQLMSLPTSQACSTSSRICTTRKTFSSDTSTRIYPTTLEHLPANSKSVQVPVTKDNHVLVVSSKTTSTVRSSFSEQENDENKENQHDPKLLSLARTPLALSKFDSSREKTASKPLEISPARSDEIAMAEKRMKEYLEKKKCLVKPVSIVPSTSTNATSKPVSAEENNIKLGSTGKSTTLHISSQNLQSSHTTDCVVNHRNPSEYNNGGTKGMSLSQTLPQTPIALSSVVESVEVISCKVSTEISPAKADELVAAEKRMKEFLEKKKNAKQRFPIPKAVNSSGNSTRSIVIEETNTVKTELNARKAAEINLQITKPPISTIPVVQPSTPSSTRKILVSNVKLPAILQSKDEYIASQKLMQDLREKTQNLAKQLSIISAQASRKSSDEVIHGKTGEMEKRRQTYGTIPSQIIPTSSQISNTSSKVSSLVSHGRTKLKNTTTTKIPSGVNKNGLHANTCRDPTFQRSNHKARDLKPSDGKWLERNMAQLFGRYVPLKQSSHNSTSGVVECSNEKSDIAPVDACTSSNPETEKPSDGSGFRIISIFDHSTKTIHFPL